One genomic window of Etheostoma spectabile isolate EspeVRDwgs_2016 chromosome 5, UIUC_Espe_1.0, whole genome shotgun sequence includes the following:
- the atoh1a gene encoding protein atonal homolog 1a has product MDVLNVEDWSRGANLDPRLQSPEVVERGGEQQLEEPGLTLVDSGSDPRAWLAPVQPSGTCAAHATSPDYLRHSPCPSTGSYHESSSPESSGYPSPPSYRKTAKSPSSSSLKVRDLCRLQGTVTGPDEDTSTRQRAQSSRPTNGVQKQRRVAANARERRRMHGLNHAFDELRSVIPAFDNDKKLSKYETLQMAQIYINALADLLQGPVSNNSNNEVSNNNNNNNSKNNNNNSPKCDNMLPSAVVLEGAKDKASPSPTTCRTAAAGPASGSGLPVHIGGMPFRSSFDDGSFSAMVEEAMRSPSPSSSPRAGGSLAPVGGGRKESPRSDGEFSPHSHFSDSDEIAMELHSSEEDDLSELKLRSHHNHHLHRHHTVAF; this is encoded by the exons ATGGATGTCCTAAATGTGGAAGACTGGAGCAGAGGCGCAAACCTCGACCCGCGGCTGCAGAGCCCAGAAGTGgtggagaggggaggggagcaGCAGCTCGAGGAACCTGGACTGACGCTCGTGGACAGCGGCAGTGACCCACGCGCCTGGCTGGCTCCGGTGCAGCCTTCTGGCACCTGCGCGGCACACGCCACTTCCCCCGACTACCTGCGGCACTCGCCGTGCCCGAGCACCGGCTCCTATCACG agAGTAGTTCCCCGGAGTCCTCGGGCTATCCCAGCCCTCCCAGCTACAGAAAAACTGCCAAGagcccctcctcttcctcgctCAAAGTACGGGACTTGTGCCGTCTTCAAGGCACGGTGACCGGGCCCGATGAGGACACATCCACGAGACAGAGAGCCCAGTCCAGCAGACCTACCAACGGGGTCCAGAAGCAGAGGCGCGTGGCCGCCAACGCGCGCGAGAGGAGGCGGATGCACGGGCTTAACCACGCGTTTGACGAGCTGCGCAGCGTAATCCCGGCGTTTGACAACGACAAGAAGCTCTCCAAATATGAGACTTTACAGATGGCGCAGATCTACATCAACGCTCTGGCTGATCTGCTGCAAGGTCCAGTCTCCAACAACAGCAATAACGAAGtctcaaacaacaacaacaacaacaacagcaaaaataacaacaacaactcgCCAAAGTGTGACAATATGCTTCCATCCGCCGTTGTTTTAGAGGGGGCAAAGGACAAGGCGTCCCCGTCCCCTACGACCTGTAGGACAGCGGCGGCCGGGCCCGCCTCAGGGAGCGGCCTACCGGTCCACATCGGCGGGATGCCGTTCCGCTCCTCCTTCGACGACGGGTCGTTTTCGGCCATGGTTGAAGAAGCGATGCGCTCGccctctccttcttcctccCCTCGGGCAGGCGGTTCGCTCGCGCCGGTCGGAGGGGGGAGGAAGGAGTCTCCCCGCAGCGACGGAGAGTTTTCCCCGCACTCCCACTTCAGTGACTCGGATGAAATAGCGATGGAGCTCCACTCCAGTGAAGAAGATGACCTCTCAGAACTCAAGCTGCGCAGCCACCATAACCACCATCTCCATCGTCATCACACTGTTGCGTTCTGA